The following coding sequences lie in one Niabella agricola genomic window:
- a CDS encoding glycosyltransferase, with amino-acid sequence MRIIEIIHSLNLGGAERLLVDLSNRLALEKGVEVFVVVLKNREALNENLLVSELSERIHFVPMGFGDGPKLKYLIKVYKKIREIRPDIVHIHCQMHYLLWALSFYSECRYVYTLHSKPEAYLYGYRKFVVAYLARKRNLVLISISESNRIALRRFLKINNDILIYNGRSKPSRTSEYTRVAAFINEIKRTKDDMVLLSVARCTELKNLQLLIQSVNGLVRAGVCLQLVIVGNNYFDTSLGEELRKAAGEWVHFVGPKKNVGDYFLCCDAFCLSSLYEGMPITLLEAFACGCIPVSTPVSGAVDIIEDGKTGFLAADFSVEAYALVLKRMIQSREILKKENMVDFYEKNFSIEKCSREYLMVFNRLFRDGQ; translated from the coding sequence ATGCGAATCATAGAAATCATTCATTCTTTAAACCTGGGAGGCGCAGAGCGGCTGCTGGTAGATTTGAGCAACCGGCTTGCATTGGAGAAAGGCGTAGAAGTTTTTGTTGTGGTGTTAAAAAACAGGGAGGCACTGAACGAAAATCTTTTGGTGAGCGAATTGTCTGAAAGGATTCATTTTGTCCCCATGGGATTTGGAGATGGTCCCAAACTGAAATATCTCATAAAGGTATATAAAAAGATCCGGGAGATTCGGCCGGATATTGTACATATTCATTGCCAGATGCATTATCTGTTATGGGCACTTTCTTTTTATTCAGAGTGCCGGTATGTATACACCTTGCATAGTAAGCCGGAGGCGTATCTCTATGGTTACAGGAAGTTCGTTGTAGCTTATTTGGCAAGAAAAAGAAACCTAGTTCTGATTTCGATTTCTGAATCAAACAGGATTGCGTTACGCCGGTTTCTGAAAATTAACAATGACATACTGATTTATAATGGAAGGTCGAAGCCGTCTCGTACTTCAGAATATACCCGAGTGGCTGCCTTTATTAATGAAATAAAACGCACAAAAGATGATATGGTGTTATTATCCGTGGCGAGGTGTACGGAGCTGAAGAATTTGCAATTACTGATTCAATCTGTTAATGGATTAGTGAGAGCAGGGGTGTGTTTGCAACTTGTGATTGTGGGGAATAATTATTTTGACACTTCATTGGGGGAAGAATTGAGGAAAGCAGCGGGCGAATGGGTGCATTTTGTCGGACCGAAAAAGAACGTCGGAGACTACTTTTTATGCTGTGATGCATTTTGTCTGTCTTCTTTATATGAAGGGATGCCTATAACCTTACTGGAGGCGTTCGCCTGTGGTTGCATACCGGTGAGCACACCGGTGAGCGGGGCCGTGGATATTATAGAAGATGGTAAAACTGGTTTTTTAGCGGCTGATTTTTCTGTTGAGGCTTATGCCCTTGTATTAAAAAGAATGATTCAAAGCAGGGAGATCTTAAAAAAGGAGAACATGGTTGATTTTTACGAAAAGAATTTTTCCATCGAAAAATGTAGCCGGGAATACCTGATGGTTTTTAATCGGTTGTTTAGAGACGGGCAGTAA
- a CDS encoding glycosyltransferase family 2 protein, with amino-acid sequence MCGESTNAVPELVSVIVPVYNASRYLGRCLGSLLRQSYTCYEVLLINDGSTDDSGKICDTYADRYSRVEVYHMKNGGVSAARNMGLEKAKGSYITFVDADDYVDENYLSLLLPHGDEDFSVCGVKILSPNGTVAVEGISAASCGTEARQRVVNHHLVRAVWGKMFKRSVIDCHGIRFDTAARVGEDTLFVLEYLSVVSSVFITDKAGYVYISPGYKIDKYRTTPDDLVALYASLCECESKLRKKGLDVFELEKRNRNVVGFNLLTALYLVKKYPVNIRSKYIGAFKNARKLALEDMGLPRMVAKGMRFVERTGSAVLTDRCLLFFMKLIWLKAKMLKH; translated from the coding sequence ATGTGTGGCGAAAGTACAAATGCAGTTCCTGAACTGGTTTCTGTTATTGTTCCGGTATATAACGCCTCCCGCTATCTGGGCAGGTGTCTTGGTAGTTTGTTGCGGCAATCGTATACCTGCTATGAGGTGTTACTTATCAACGATGGCAGTACAGATGATTCCGGGAAGATATGCGATACATACGCAGACCGGTATAGCCGGGTTGAGGTATATCACATGAAAAATGGGGGAGTGAGCGCCGCGCGGAATATGGGTTTAGAGAAAGCGAAAGGGAGCTATATAACATTTGTTGATGCCGATGATTATGTTGATGAAAATTATTTAAGTCTGCTGCTGCCTCATGGTGACGAAGACTTTTCGGTTTGCGGGGTTAAAATTCTTTCACCAAACGGAACGGTGGCTGTTGAAGGTATATCAGCGGCAAGCTGTGGAACTGAAGCCCGGCAGCGTGTGGTTAATCATCATCTTGTCCGTGCTGTTTGGGGAAAAATGTTTAAAAGGTCGGTAATCGATTGCCATGGGATAAGATTCGATACCGCAGCCCGGGTGGGGGAGGATACCTTGTTCGTTCTGGAGTATCTAAGCGTGGTGAGTTCGGTATTTATTACTGATAAAGCCGGGTATGTTTATATTAGTCCTGGATATAAGATTGATAAATACCGGACCACGCCGGATGACCTTGTGGCACTTTACGCCTCACTTTGTGAATGTGAATCGAAGTTAAGAAAAAAAGGGCTCGATGTTTTTGAACTGGAAAAACGCAACAGAAATGTGGTCGGATTTAACCTGCTGACTGCGCTCTACCTGGTTAAAAAATACCCGGTGAACATCAGGAGTAAATATATCGGTGCATTTAAGAATGCTAGGAAGCTGGCTTTGGAAGATATGGGATTGCCCCGGATGGTTGCAAAAGGGATGCGTTTTGTTGAGCGAACCGGATCAGCGGTATTGACAGATCGTTGCCTGTTGTTTTTTATGAAGTTGATTTGGCTTAAGGCAAAGATGTTGAAGCACTAA
- a CDS encoding acyltransferase: MKLKKLILIPLKYIRPVLWARLLGVKVGENCRFYKISFSTEPYLVTIGNHVSATKVHFETHDGGVWVFREQHPSWDIIRRICIGDNVYIGYDTIIMPGVNIGDNVIIGAKSLVTKSFPSNVVIGGVPAKIIKTKDQYYEKVMREALSTKTMNPVEKKQFLEQYFQYE, encoded by the coding sequence ATGAAGTTAAAGAAGTTAATTTTAATCCCTTTGAAATATATCCGGCCCGTTCTCTGGGCCAGACTTTTAGGTGTAAAAGTTGGTGAAAACTGTCGTTTCTATAAAATATCATTTAGTACGGAGCCATATCTGGTAACAATTGGCAATCATGTGTCGGCAACGAAAGTTCATTTTGAAACACATGATGGAGGTGTTTGGGTTTTTAGGGAACAACATCCCAGCTGGGACATCATTCGGCGAATTTGTATCGGAGATAATGTCTATATTGGATATGATACTATAATTATGCCGGGAGTTAACATTGGCGACAACGTCATTATCGGTGCCAAATCGCTTGTGACAAAAAGCTTTCCCTCAAATGTTGTGATTGGCGGTGTGCCGGCAAAGATTATAAAAACGAAGGATCAGTACTACGAAAAAGTGATGCGTGAAGCGCTTTCAACCAAGACGATGAACCCGGTGGAAAAAAAGCAATTCCTTGAACAATATTTTCAATATGAATAG
- a CDS encoding Coenzyme F420 hydrogenase/dehydrogenase, beta subunit C-terminal domain has protein sequence MNLFKGEFCTGCGVCVSESEQVIKMDWDEYGFLKPVTIDGAIPRAAMKVCPFNPEPEAVVADEDQLAAIFLGQATKRDAEIGCFEGTYIGYSRQFRNSSSSGGIATYLFKQLLQEKIVDHLYVVREVKGGYEYQLFSNVEDIKRTSKTRYIPITLEKLFTEINKIEGRIAVSGVACFIKAIRLKQYYYPDLKNKIPFLIGIICGGWKSRFFTDFLAQHAGISGSYHNQQYRIKDANSMASDYSFGAYDEMDVFYQMKMSTVGDMWGSGLFKSKACDFCTDVLTELADVSLGDAWLPEYRTDGLGNSVIVTRTSLADQLIKKGILNGDLELNMVNKDKIIESQRPSFLHRQNGLKLRMRHAKSRGYVLPYVRKRMLKSISIVYSIVQLQRQVTREKSLRYWRSTPSLEAFHYKMYKELKRLRLVTRIYHKMRKLKML, from the coding sequence ATGAATCTTTTTAAAGGCGAATTCTGCACCGGTTGTGGTGTATGTGTGTCGGAATCGGAACAGGTGATAAAAATGGATTGGGATGAATATGGATTTCTGAAGCCGGTTACCATTGATGGAGCGATTCCCCGTGCGGCAATGAAGGTTTGTCCGTTTAACCCGGAACCTGAAGCAGTGGTGGCAGATGAGGATCAGCTGGCTGCTATCTTTTTAGGGCAGGCGACAAAGCGGGATGCTGAAATAGGTTGTTTTGAAGGCACATATATCGGGTATAGCCGTCAGTTTCGCAACTCCTCTTCCTCCGGAGGCATCGCCACTTATCTTTTTAAGCAACTTCTGCAGGAAAAGATTGTGGATCATTTATATGTTGTGAGGGAGGTGAAAGGGGGATACGAATATCAATTGTTTTCGAATGTGGAGGACATAAAGAGAACTTCAAAAACACGGTATATACCCATTACGCTCGAAAAGCTATTTACAGAGATCAATAAAATTGAGGGAAGAATAGCGGTATCCGGTGTGGCCTGCTTTATAAAGGCAATACGGTTAAAACAATATTATTACCCGGATTTGAAGAATAAAATACCGTTTTTGATAGGAATTATTTGCGGAGGCTGGAAAAGCCGTTTTTTTACCGACTTCCTGGCTCAGCATGCAGGAATCAGCGGGAGTTATCACAATCAGCAATACCGGATCAAGGACGCGAATAGTATGGCTTCTGACTATTCCTTTGGTGCCTATGATGAAATGGATGTCTTTTATCAAATGAAAATGTCAACTGTTGGAGACATGTGGGGTTCGGGTTTGTTTAAATCAAAAGCCTGCGACTTTTGTACGGATGTGTTGACGGAGTTGGCGGATGTTTCATTGGGTGACGCCTGGTTGCCGGAATACCGGACAGATGGATTGGGTAACAGCGTAATCGTTACGCGGACATCGCTGGCAGATCAGTTGATTAAGAAGGGGATTTTGAATGGCGATCTTGAACTAAACATGGTAAATAAAGATAAAATTATTGAGTCTCAGCGGCCAAGTTTTTTACATAGACAGAATGGTTTAAAGCTGCGAATGCGGCATGCAAAATCGCGGGGTTATGTTTTGCCATATGTGCGGAAACGGATGCTGAAATCAATTTCGATTGTGTATAGCATCGTCCAGTTGCAAAGACAGGTTACCAGAGAGAAAAGTTTAAGATACTGGCGAAGCACCCCATCGCTGGAGGCGTTTCATTATAAGATGTATAAAGAATTAAAAAGACTGAGACTTGTTACAAGAATTTATCATAAAATGAGAAAATTAAAAATGTTATGA
- a CDS encoding O-antigen ligase family protein: MNPFTNPCLVLLGSYLFAAFFPVNNFNESFLKILQFAVNDLLIVLVVFAVIRTPKDLKTVVGYLSVAVTIALLYGLFSYVTASNPIVDVEIALAASQTEEMKMLSYLNSERGIRLQSLFMSPFIFSLTIVSYLYLILIIHYYFKSILKKYGRYVPYLILLVAISVFLSNSRSAIVPFVMVTPLLLLKMPERYRTSITVGAVLAVVVLPLVVDKLTILTSVFDAQSRDVAGSSLSMRETQYTIALNSFFESPVFGHGLGYTRTLRDSNYDLYGAESVWIPILVEQGVVGVVLYVLFFAGLVFADKFKGKRLVVMAIPVYYLLLVTMNGAVTISLYIVFLALVILYKLFFYYDVWRKYKCSS, translated from the coding sequence GTGAACCCATTTACGAATCCATGCCTGGTTTTACTGGGCTCCTATTTATTTGCGGCTTTTTTTCCTGTAAACAACTTTAATGAATCGTTTCTCAAAATCCTTCAGTTTGCCGTTAACGATCTGCTGATTGTTCTTGTTGTTTTTGCTGTTATCCGAACGCCGAAAGATCTAAAAACAGTGGTCGGTTACCTGTCTGTGGCGGTTACGATAGCCCTTTTGTATGGTCTGTTCTCTTATGTTACCGCTTCCAACCCGATCGTAGATGTTGAAATAGCCTTGGCGGCCTCTCAGACGGAGGAAATGAAAATGTTGTCTTATCTGAATTCAGAACGGGGAATCCGGTTGCAGTCGTTATTTATGAGCCCGTTTATTTTTTCGCTGACGATTGTTTCCTACCTGTATTTGATCTTAATCATTCATTATTATTTCAAATCGATATTGAAAAAGTATGGCCGCTATGTGCCATACCTGATCCTATTGGTTGCGATTTCGGTTTTTCTTTCCAATTCAAGATCTGCCATTGTGCCGTTTGTGATGGTGACTCCGTTATTGTTGTTGAAGATGCCTGAACGGTATCGCACGAGCATAACGGTTGGTGCTGTGTTGGCTGTGGTTGTATTGCCCCTGGTTGTTGACAAGCTGACGATCCTTACATCCGTTTTTGATGCGCAGTCCAGGGATGTAGCCGGAAGTTCCTTGTCGATGCGGGAAACCCAATACACCATTGCATTAAACAGTTTTTTTGAATCACCGGTTTTCGGACATGGGTTGGGGTATACAAGAACGCTGAGAGATAGCAATTATGATCTCTACGGTGCAGAAAGTGTGTGGATCCCTATTTTGGTGGAGCAGGGGGTTGTAGGCGTTGTGCTGTATGTTCTGTTTTTTGCGGGGCTGGTTTTTGCAGACAAATTCAAGGGGAAGCGACTGGTTGTGATGGCCATTCCGGTTTATTATCTTTTGCTGGTGACCATGAATGGCGCGGTTACGATCAGCCTGTATATCGTGTTTCTTGCGTTGGTAATACTTTACAAACTGTTTTTTTATTATGATGTGTGGCGAAAGTACAAATGCAGTTCCTGA
- a CDS encoding polysaccharide pyruvyl transferase family protein produces the protein MRIGVLTLPLHTNYGGNLQAYALMCILRDMGHEVCLINKRAAGIPRWKLPLAISKRLLLKYGFGKTDTAVFVEAKKKREYPVISQYTQPFIDKYIQPQTKAVYTTKRLSALAAEHRFDAIIVGSDQVWRTAYTSNIEDYFLGFLKGSHTRRIAYAASFGTEEWEYSVVQQKNCAKHLERFDAVSVRETRGVEFCKKYFHVKAQHVVDPTMLLDATRYLELTGPSQKQEGVLVYILDETADKTAVVEYVSLALDRPVFRVNAKTGDVKAALADRIAPPTENWIKGFYEADFIITDSFHACVFAILFKKPFLVYGNRRRGTARFESLLSMFCLRERLIFSSKEIPGAEIFKAINWQQVDQILEEKRTFSREFLKKALELR, from the coding sequence ATGAGGATCGGAGTATTAACGCTTCCCCTGCATACCAATTATGGTGGAAATCTGCAGGCGTATGCTCTAATGTGTATTTTGAGAGATATGGGGCATGAGGTCTGCCTGATAAATAAGCGGGCTGCCGGTATTCCCAGGTGGAAGCTGCCATTGGCCATTTCAAAGCGGCTCCTGCTAAAATATGGCTTTGGTAAAACGGATACAGCCGTTTTTGTAGAAGCCAAAAAGAAACGGGAATATCCCGTCATCAGTCAATATACTCAGCCGTTTATAGATAAATATATTCAACCGCAGACAAAGGCCGTGTATACAACAAAGCGTTTGTCTGCTTTGGCAGCGGAGCACCGGTTTGATGCCATCATAGTGGGTAGCGACCAGGTTTGGAGAACGGCATATACCTCAAATATTGAAGATTATTTCCTGGGATTTTTGAAGGGCAGCCACACCCGGCGCATTGCTTATGCTGCTTCTTTCGGTACAGAAGAATGGGAATACTCCGTCGTACAACAAAAAAATTGCGCGAAACATTTGGAACGATTCGACGCTGTTTCTGTTCGGGAGACCAGGGGTGTTGAGTTTTGTAAAAAGTACTTTCATGTTAAAGCGCAACATGTCGTGGACCCCACAATGCTGTTGGACGCTACCCGGTACCTAGAGTTGACCGGCCCGTCTCAAAAGCAGGAAGGTGTGCTTGTATATATACTAGATGAAACGGCAGATAAAACAGCGGTGGTTGAATATGTGAGCCTGGCGTTGGACCGTCCTGTTTTCCGGGTGAATGCAAAAACAGGTGATGTAAAAGCTGCATTGGCAGATCGGATTGCGCCGCCAACCGAAAATTGGATCAAAGGATTTTATGAGGCTGATTTTATCATCACGGATTCATTTCATGCCTGTGTCTTCGCCATTCTTTTCAAAAAACCTTTTTTGGTATACGGCAACCGGCGCCGGGGCACAGCCCGGTTCGAATCGCTGCTGTCCATGTTTTGCCTGAGGGAACGACTGATCTTTTCTTCAAAAGAGATACCAGGCGCTGAGATTTTCAAAGCCATCAATTGGCAGCAGGTGGATCAGATCCTGGAAGAAAAAAGGACTTTTTCCCGGGAGTTTTTAAAAAAGGCCCTGGAGCTGCGCTGA
- a CDS encoding lipopolysaccharide biosynthesis protein, whose protein sequence is MGVSLYTSRVVLNVLGVTDYGIYSIIGGVVVLFAFLNGAMSSATQRFLAVDIGRKDWHKLHTTFNAALIIHIGIALIVLIVAESLGLWFLNHRLVIPGNRIAEANVVYQFSVLSSIITITQVPFNAMIIVRERMGVFAFISILEVLLKLCAVYLLWISPFDKLKTYAVLLVLVALLVSTIYKVYCLRNFKETRFTFFRDAGAYRTLLAYSGWNLFGNVAAVAKGQGTNILLNLFFGTAVNASYGIMVQVQGTIGGFVQSFQTAINPQIYKSYGRGDMQTLREVMFRGSRLSFFLVTLLVTPVILNVHFILIWWLKTPPPSTDVFVVLVLLNLAIESISSPLITGALATGNIKWYQIVVGTTLMLNLPVNYLVLRAYHNPVYFLYVAIALSLITLGIRMLFLRKMIGLDIGTYVKEVLFPVIRVSVLSLGGLYLMHSLTGGATGIMELLYQSLILVCSTGVAIFFGGLSSQERVFIVKLVRGRINRKIKYESF, encoded by the coding sequence ATGGGGGTTAGTTTGTATACCTCCAGAGTGGTGCTGAATGTTCTGGGCGTAACAGATTATGGCATTTATAGCATAATAGGTGGTGTGGTCGTACTTTTTGCCTTTTTAAACGGAGCTATGTCGTCGGCTACGCAACGATTCCTGGCAGTTGATATTGGCCGAAAGGATTGGCATAAGTTGCATACAACTTTTAATGCGGCGTTGATCATTCATATCGGTATTGCCCTTATTGTTTTGATCGTTGCAGAAAGCCTGGGACTTTGGTTTCTAAACCACAGGCTGGTGATACCTGGTAACAGGATAGCGGAAGCTAATGTTGTTTATCAGTTTTCAGTATTGTCAAGTATTATTACGATAACGCAGGTGCCTTTTAATGCAATGATTATCGTTAGAGAACGGATGGGCGTTTTCGCTTTTATCAGTATTCTTGAGGTACTGTTAAAATTGTGTGCGGTTTATCTGCTTTGGATTTCTCCATTCGATAAGTTAAAAACCTATGCGGTGCTTTTAGTGCTGGTGGCCTTATTGGTCTCTACCATCTATAAGGTTTACTGTCTCCGGAATTTTAAAGAAACCAGGTTTACGTTCTTTAGAGACGCAGGAGCGTATAGAACGCTTTTAGCGTATTCGGGTTGGAACCTTTTTGGAAATGTGGCAGCTGTCGCCAAGGGCCAGGGAACAAATATATTGCTGAATCTGTTTTTTGGAACGGCTGTCAATGCGTCCTATGGCATTATGGTGCAGGTGCAGGGCACTATTGGCGGGTTTGTCCAAAGCTTTCAAACGGCTATCAATCCACAGATATATAAAAGCTACGGGCGTGGCGATATGCAAACCCTGCGGGAGGTAATGTTCAGAGGTTCCAGGCTCTCCTTTTTTTTGGTGACCCTGCTGGTAACTCCAGTAATATTAAATGTTCATTTTATACTAATCTGGTGGCTTAAAACGCCGCCTCCGTCCACTGATGTCTTCGTAGTACTGGTGCTGCTGAACCTCGCAATTGAAAGTATTTCATCTCCCTTAATTACAGGGGCTTTGGCCACCGGCAATATAAAGTGGTACCAGATCGTTGTTGGAACCACGCTTATGTTAAACCTGCCCGTTAATTATCTGGTATTAAGGGCCTATCACAACCCTGTGTATTTTTTGTATGTGGCCATCGCGTTGTCGCTGATAACATTAGGCATCAGGATGTTGTTTCTGAGGAAGATGATTGGCTTGGATATCGGCACATACGTCAAAGAAGTTCTTTTCCCTGTAATACGGGTTTCCGTTTTATCCCTGGGGGGGCTGTACCTGATGCATTCATTAACGGGTGGGGCTACAGGTATTATGGAGTTGCTTTACCAGAGCCTGATTCTGGTATGTAGTACGGGCGTAGCGATTTTTTTTGGTGGGTTGTCTTCACAGGAGCGGGTATTCATTGTAAAGCTGGTTAGGGGGCGAATAAATAGAAAAATAAAGTATGAATCTTTTTAA